The Ciona intestinalis unplaced genomic scaffold, KH HT000034.2, whole genome shotgun sequence genome has a segment encoding these proteins:
- the ci-zf(c3h/u1like)-1 gene encoding zinc finger protein Ci-ZF(C3H/U1like)-1 isoform X2, with protein MGKRYFCEYCQRGFQDNLTARNKHLKSSIHIKNKQLWYHQFRDTQSLYNDALRKKPCQSYLATGVCQFGNHCNYRHLSDQELYNLKQSIENEPLLSNEEILAKWFVQRKSTEDLKKEERETIDDETSYLKVPPNLKPFGLLPPSLQPPPYICCLTTCFNEWG; from the exons ATGGGAAAGAGATACTTTTGTGAATATTGCCAACGAGGATTCCAGGACAATCTTACTGCGAGAAACAAACACTTAAAAAGCAGCATCCacataaagaataaacaactttGGTATCACCAGTTTAgag ATACACAAAGCTTATACAATGATGCTCTGAGAAAAAAACCTTGTCAAAGTTATCTTGCTACGGGTGTGTGCCAGTTTGGAAATCATTGCAACTACAGACATCTATCTGACCAAGAGCTTTATAATCTAAAACAAAGCATag AAAATGAACCTCTTCTATCCAATGAAGAAATATTAGCTAAATGGTTTGTTCAACGGAAATCTACTGAAGATTTGAAGAAGGAAGAAAGAGAAACCATTGATGATGAAACGTCATATTTGAAAGTTCCACCTAATTTAAAACCGTTTGGATTGTTGCCTCCCTCTTTGCAGCCACCACCATATATATGCTGTTTAACTACTTGTTTTAATGAGTGGGGTTGA
- the ci-zf(c3h/u1like)-1 gene encoding zinc finger protein Ci-ZF(C3H/U1like)-1 (The RefSeq protein has 2 substitutions compared to this genomic sequence) produces the protein MGKRYFCEYCQRGFQDNLTARNKHLKSSIHIKNQQLWYHQFRDTQSLYNDALRKKPCQSYLATGVCQFGNHCNYRHLSDQELYNLKQSIENEPLLSNEEILAKWFVRRKSTEDLKKEERETIDDETSYLKVPPNLKPFGLLPPSLQPPPYICCLTTCFNEWG, from the exons ATGGGAAAGAGATACTTTTGTGAATATTGCCAACGAGGATTCCAGGACAATCTTACTGCGAGAAACAAACACTTAAAAAGCAGCATCCacataaagaataaacaactttGGTATCACCAGTTTAgag ATACACAAAGCTTATACAATGATGCTCTGAGAAAAAAACCTTGTCAAAGTTATCTTGCTACGGGTGTGTGCCAGTTTGGAAATCATTGCAACTACAGACATCTATCTGACCAAGAGCTTTATAATCTAAAACAAAGCATag AAAATGAACCTCTTCTATCCAATGAAGAAATATTAGCTAAATGGTTTGTTCAACGGAAATCTACTGAAGATTTGAAGAAGGAAGAAAGAGAAACCATTGATGATGAAACGTCATATTTGAAAGTTCCACCTAATTTAAAACCGTTTGGATTGTTGCCTCCCTCTTTGCAGCCACCACCATATATATGCTGTTTAACTACTTGTTTTAATGAGTGGGGTTGA
- the ci-zf(c3h/u1like)-1 gene encoding zinc finger protein Ci-ZF(C3H/U1like)-1 isoform X1 has product MALDCVDILIVESFYGGSHKQLIDVIVEAVKEKHGNLNLKLLTLPAKKWPWKARTSALYFSTLIDSALTCKTIFCSSVLNLCELVGLHPQLGKAKKVLYFHENQLVYPVRNRHDGDFQFGYNQIMSALAADFVLFNSSFNMESFLTNIQSFLKLIPDHKPKNIEGKLRPKCKVLYFPIPNIPRVILESDELNELHIVWPHRWEHDKDPDTFFQVLFLLKENDFKFKVSVLGEHFAEIPPIFQTAKEKLGEKFVNHWGYLEAKSLYLNLLQRCDVVVSTAVHEFFGVSMLEAVTAGCYPLCPNRLSYPEIFPAECLYNTQQQLYKKLKEFCKHKHLPKQLYNKLNFNVKRFQWQNLESKYLAMLV; this is encoded by the coding sequence ATGGCCTTAGATTGTGTTGACATACTGATTGTTGAATCATTCTATGGGGGTTCTCATAAACAACTTATAGATGTTATTGTGGAAGCTGTAAAAGAAAAGCATGGAAATTTAAACCTAAAGTTGTTGACACTGCCTGCCAAAAAGTGGCCGTGGAAAGCCAGGACATCTGCGTTATACTTTTCCACACTAATTGACAGTGCTCTTACCtgcaaaactattttttgctCATCTGTGTTGAACCTGTGTGAATTGGTAGGACTTCATCCACAGTTAGGAAAAGCGAAGAAAGTTCTTTATTTTCATGAAAACCAACTTGTATACCCCGTTCGAAACAGACATGATGGTGACTTCCAGTTTGGTTACAACCAAATCATGTCTGCGCTTGCGGCTGATTTTGTCCTTTTTAACTCCTCTTTTAATATGGAATCATTTCTAACAAAcatacaaagttttttaaagttaataccGGATCACAAACCTAAGAATATTGAAGGAAAACTAAGACcaaaatgtaaagttttgtattttcctATACCCAATATTCCTAGAGTAATTTTGGAGTCTGATGAACTTAATGAATTGCATATTGTTTGGCCTCATAGATGGGAACATGACAAAGATCCTGACACTTTCtttcaagttttgtttttactgaaggaaaatgattttaaatttaaagtgtcAGTGTTGGGGGAACACTTTGCAGAAATCCCTCCTATTTTTCAAACAGCAAAAGAAAAACTTGgtgaaaaatttgttaatCATTGGGGTTATCTTGAAGCAAAatcattgtatttaaatttacttcaACGATGTGACGTTGTTGTATCAACTGCTGTCCATGAGTTTTTTGGAGTGTCAATGCTGGAAGCTGTGACTGCTGGGTGTTACCCATTGTGTCCCAACAGATTAAGCTATCCAGAAATATTTCCTGCAGAATGTTTGTACAATACGCAGCAGCAACTCTACAAAAAGCTTAAAGAATTTTGCAAGCACAAGCATTTACCCAAACAGCTATACAATAAGCTTAATTTTAATGTGAAAAGATTTCAGTGGCAAAACCTGGAATCCAAGTATTTAGCCATGCTTGTTTag
- the LOC100177685 gene encoding protein spinster homolog 1 isoform X1, giving the protein MGTKNPQPNTLYPAGYEDNNSNSDESDGMVASHEALLPHSDTQHNTGLKNQPPKGPAVFPKMPENEEKIEVVSDGISPMRKYASVFVLFLINLLNYMDRFTIAGVLMQIQEYFNISNGSAGLLQTVFIISYMAVAPLFGFLGDRYNRKLVMLAGMIVWSGCTLFASFVNNQSHFLLFLVLRGLVGIGEASYSTIAPTIIADLFVKEKRTNMLSVFYFAIPVGSGLGYIIGSAAAQAFGSWHWALRITPGLGLITMALMMVVIPNPKRGASEANNTIETTGKLERETSYKEDLIYILKNKSFICVTIGFTFMAFVVGSLTIWGPIFVAYSQVVTGTLQPCTDDNCEYGDVSFVFGLITCVAGFIGVWAGAEWSKRWKARGQKNADALVCAIGLVIAAPLLLAGFQLATINLPSAWTFIFLADLAQCLTWTLVGDMTLYVTMPSRRSTANAVQILTMHLFGDAGSPYLLGVLSDAITANLPATYYSKYLGLQRAMYVALFASVLGGCGFLMASLFIVRDKKKVDDALAGLLPVSCSPNSDSSGSVELEQISSDDNSSDPLIKPTPVIDNTNEYMEPSGQYMSGQLESFYTTKDEETNEKKQNNHLNSKDSSPKVEQQGYISVGEPKQNFQEPKNKKYAAQTEEWYATDKPQSGDKGLNVSESSSVTSNVCLLDAKESLI; this is encoded by the exons ATGGGAACTAAAAACCCTCAACCCAATACATTGTATCCTGCTGGATATGAAGATAATAATAGCAACAGTGATGAAAGTGATGGGATGGTAGCAAGTCATGAAG CACTTCTCCCTCATAGCGACACACAACACAACACTGGCTTGAAGAACCAACCACCTAAAGGGCCAGCTGTTTTTCCAAAAATGCCGGAAAACGAAGAGAAAATTGAGGTCGTTAGCGACGGAATTTCCCCAATGAGGAAATATGCGTCGGTGTTCGTACTATTTCTAATCAATCTTTTGAACTACATGGATCGTTTTACTATTGCAG GTGTCCTTATGCAGATCCAAGAATACTTTAACATCAGTAATGGATCCGCTGGTCTTTTGCAAACCGTATTTATCATCAGCTACATGGCTGTTGCACCCCTCTTCGGTTTCCTAGGCGACAGATACAATAGAAAACTCGTGATGTTGGCTGGTATGATCGTGTGGTCGGGATGCACGCTCTTTGCATCTTTTGTGAATAATCAGTCG CATTTCTTGTTGTTCCTTGTACTACGTGGATTAGTCGGCATCGGGGAGGCTTCATATTCAACCATAGCACCAACCATCATTGCCGATCTGTTCGTCAAAGAAAAGCGAACTAACATGCTCTCCGTGTTTTATTTTGCTATACCAGTGGGCAG tgGTCTCGGTTACATCATTGGCTCTGCAGCTGCACAAGCATTTGGATCATGGCACTGGGCACTAAGG atcACTCCTGGCCTTGGATTGATCACCATGGCTCTCATGATGGTGGTAATACCTAATCCAAAGAGAGGAGCATCAGAAGCCAACAACACTATAGAAACAACCGGTAAATTGGAACGAGAAACTTCTTATAAAGAAGACctcatttacattttaaaaaa CAAAAGTTTCATTTGCGTGACCATTGGATTTACATTCATGGCGTTTGTTGTTGGATCTCTCACAATCTGGGGACCAATATTTGTTGCTTATTCACAAGTTGTTACTGGCACACTGCAACCATGCACAGATGATAATTGTGAATATGGAGA tGTGTCGTTTGTTTTTGGATTGATCACATGTGTGGCGGGATTTATCGGAGTGTGGGCAGGAGCGGAGTGGTCGAAGAGATGGAAAGCAAGAGGACAGAAGAATGCTGATGCTCTTGTGTGTGCTATTG GTTTGGTTATTGCAGCTCCATTATTATTGGCTGGATTTCAACTTGCAACTATCAATCTTCCTTCTGCATGG acttttattttcttggcTGATCTTGCTCAATGTTTGACATGGACACTAGTTGGTGATATGACGCTG TATGTGACAATGCCAAGTAGAAGATCAACAGCAAACGCAGTTCAAATACTTACAATGCATTTATTTGGAGATGCTGGTTCTCCTTATCTACTTGGAGTG CTCTCGGATGCAATAACAGCAAATCTCCCAGCAACTTATTACAGCAAATACCTTGGTTTACAACGAGCAATGTACGTTGCATTGTTTGCATCAGTGCTTGGTGGATGTGGATTCCTGATGGCTTCGTTATTCATTGTGCGTGACAAGAAAAAAGTGGACGATGCATTAGCAG GTTTGTTGCCAGTGAGTTGTTCACCAAACTCGGACAGCAGTGGTTCTGTTGAACTAGAGCAGATCTCAAGTGATGATAATAGTTCAGACCCATTAATCAAACCCACACCAGTAATAGACAATACTAATGAATACATGGAACCATCTGGACAGTATATGTCTGGTCAATTAGAATCATTCTACACCACTAAAGAtgaagaaacaaatgaaaagaaacaaaataatcatCTAAATTCTAAAGACAGTTCACCCAAAGTGGAACAACAAGGTTACATTTCAGTCGGTGAacctaaacaaaattttcaggaacctaagaataaaaaatatgctgCTCAAACTGAGGAGTGGTATGCAACTGACAAGCCACAAAGTGGTGATAAAGGTTTAAATGTATCGGAGTCAAGTTCAGTTACATCCAATGTATGTTTGCTTGACGCTAAAGAAAGCTTAATTTAA
- the LOC100177685 gene encoding protein spinster homolog 1 isoform X2 yields MGTKNPQPNTLYPAGYEDNNSNSDESDGMVASHEALLPHSDTQHNTGLKNQPPKGPAVFPKMPENEEKIEVVSDGISPMRKYASVFVLFLINLLNYMDRFTIAGVLMQIQEYFNISNGSAGLLQTVFIISYMAVAPLFGFLGDRYNRKLVMLAGMIVWSGCTLFASFVNNQSHFLLFLVLRGLVGIGEASYSTIAPTIIADLFVKEKRTNMLSVFYFAIPVGSGLGYIIGSAAAQAFGSWHWALRITPGLGLITMALMMVVIPNPKRGASEANNTIETTGKLERETSYKEDLIYILKNKSFICVTIGFTFMAFVVGSLTIWGPIFVAYSQVVTGTLQPCTDDNCEYGDVSFVFGLITCVAGFIGVWAGAEWSKRWKARGQKNADALVCAIGLVIAAPLLLAGFQLATINLPSAWTFIFLADLAQCLTWTLVGDMTLYVTMPSRRSTANAVQILTMHLFGDAGSPYLLGVLSDAITANLPATYYSKYLGLQRAMYVALFASVLGGCGFLMASLFIVRDKKKVDDALAGKAKRSPLHTFDRPKLKYVIVKESVL; encoded by the exons ATGGGAACTAAAAACCCTCAACCCAATACATTGTATCCTGCTGGATATGAAGATAATAATAGCAACAGTGATGAAAGTGATGGGATGGTAGCAAGTCATGAAG CACTTCTCCCTCATAGCGACACACAACACAACACTGGCTTGAAGAACCAACCACCTAAAGGGCCAGCTGTTTTTCCAAAAATGCCGGAAAACGAAGAGAAAATTGAGGTCGTTAGCGACGGAATTTCCCCAATGAGGAAATATGCGTCGGTGTTCGTACTATTTCTAATCAATCTTTTGAACTACATGGATCGTTTTACTATTGCAG GTGTCCTTATGCAGATCCAAGAATACTTTAACATCAGTAATGGATCCGCTGGTCTTTTGCAAACCGTATTTATCATCAGCTACATGGCTGTTGCACCCCTCTTCGGTTTCCTAGGCGACAGATACAATAGAAAACTCGTGATGTTGGCTGGTATGATCGTGTGGTCGGGATGCACGCTCTTTGCATCTTTTGTGAATAATCAGTCG CATTTCTTGTTGTTCCTTGTACTACGTGGATTAGTCGGCATCGGGGAGGCTTCATATTCAACCATAGCACCAACCATCATTGCCGATCTGTTCGTCAAAGAAAAGCGAACTAACATGCTCTCCGTGTTTTATTTTGCTATACCAGTGGGCAG tgGTCTCGGTTACATCATTGGCTCTGCAGCTGCACAAGCATTTGGATCATGGCACTGGGCACTAAGG atcACTCCTGGCCTTGGATTGATCACCATGGCTCTCATGATGGTGGTAATACCTAATCCAAAGAGAGGAGCATCAGAAGCCAACAACACTATAGAAACAACCGGTAAATTGGAACGAGAAACTTCTTATAAAGAAGACctcatttacattttaaaaaa CAAAAGTTTCATTTGCGTGACCATTGGATTTACATTCATGGCGTTTGTTGTTGGATCTCTCACAATCTGGGGACCAATATTTGTTGCTTATTCACAAGTTGTTACTGGCACACTGCAACCATGCACAGATGATAATTGTGAATATGGAGA tGTGTCGTTTGTTTTTGGATTGATCACATGTGTGGCGGGATTTATCGGAGTGTGGGCAGGAGCGGAGTGGTCGAAGAGATGGAAAGCAAGAGGACAGAAGAATGCTGATGCTCTTGTGTGTGCTATTG GTTTGGTTATTGCAGCTCCATTATTATTGGCTGGATTTCAACTTGCAACTATCAATCTTCCTTCTGCATGG acttttattttcttggcTGATCTTGCTCAATGTTTGACATGGACACTAGTTGGTGATATGACGCTG TATGTGACAATGCCAAGTAGAAGATCAACAGCAAACGCAGTTCAAATACTTACAATGCATTTATTTGGAGATGCTGGTTCTCCTTATCTACTTGGAGTG CTCTCGGATGCAATAACAGCAAATCTCCCAGCAACTTATTACAGCAAATACCTTGGTTTACAACGAGCAATGTACGTTGCATTGTTTGCATCAGTGCTTGGTGGATGTGGATTCCTGATGGCTTCGTTATTCATTGTGCGTGACAAGAAAAAAGTGGACGATGCATTAGCAG GAAAAGCAAAAAGAAGTCCACTTCATACATTCGACCGACCCAAACTAAAATACGTCATTGTGAAGGAATCAGTTTTATAA
- the LOC101242619 gene encoding ankyrin repeat domain-containing protein 66-like, with amino-acid sequence MSVLHEAVACGDTQRLGDLLQQTRVEINEQDFDWDGRTPLFWAVIIGNVQCARMLLQAGANPTILNNDYKSVAHFAAENGRYDLLKMVVDYGCDVTVVDKFGDSAIDYALVYGHLECADLLSQVLRGELRRKFEPSDWLEPTHHVTKDAHQDIRRRLVAMATRTNLHPHDIHKKKNKLLLRRGHSDVGN; translated from the exons atgtcGGTTTTGCATGAGGCAGTTGCATGTGGCGACACCCAGCGATTAGGTGACCTTTTACAACAAACCAGAGTCGAAATTAACGAACAGGACTTCGACTGGGATGGTAGAACACCTCTGTTTTGGGCTGTGATTATTGGGAATGTACAATGTGCCCGGATGCTACTACAG GCAGGAGCTAATCCAACCATCTTAAACAACGACTATAAATCTGTAGCTCACTTTGCTGCAGAAAATGGGAGATACGATTTACTGAAAATGGTCGTAGATTATGGGTGTGACGTTACAGTGGTGGATAA atTCGGAGATTCAGCAATAGATTACGCTCTCGTCTACGGCCATCTTGAATGCGCGGATCTTCTAAGTCAAGTATTGCGTGGAGAACTGAg GCGGAAGTTCGAGCCGAGCGATTGGTTGGAGCCGACGCATCACGTGACGAAAGACGCGCACCAGGACATACGAAGAAGGTTGGTTGCTATGGCAACAAGAACAAACCTTCATCCACATGATATAcacaagaagaaaaacaaactgCTGCTTCGACGTGGTCACAGCGATGTGgggaattaa
- the LOC100180028 gene encoding complement component 1 Q subcomponent-binding protein, mitochondrial-like, with protein MASALTKGIQMTMRQCSKLGNLTSRADSSALTLSSLSRLSITRCNMMTVMGQNTGRTFWSLGPTSSRMLNLNSTNQSWPHTTCGCGSYHSEGDKTLSAILNEEIAQEKQKRLSVPQIEGWKTELDGAECKVVKNLRGDEIEVSFNVNASVPPLHSDDPDEQGEIIAQPDFSVLIKKPSSTNVILFDCYFPDPENDKYEESEPENIFSIRSLTIYKDEIKESTYTIETENIDSELYSMLLTYLEDRGIGNEFAADLENLATAVENQEYIKSLEKLQKFVSCE; from the exons ATGGCATCGGCATTGACAAAGGGAATCCAAATGACGATGAGACAGTGCAGTAAGTTGGGCAACTTAACGAGCAG AGCGGATTCTTCTGCACTTACTCTTTCTAGCCTGTCAAGGTTATCAATTACCCGTTGCAACATGATGACTGTCATGGGGCAGAATACAGGTCGCACTTTTTGGTCACTTGGTCCAACATCATCAAGGATGCTAAATTTAAACTCAACGAATCAATCTTGGCCTCATACAACTTGTGGATGTGGTAGCTACCATAGTGAAG GTGACAAGACACTGAGTGCAATCCTAAATGAAGAAATCGCGCAAGAAAAACAAAAGCGTTTGTCTGTTCCTCAAATAGAGGGATGGAAAACTGAGTTAGATGGAGCTGAATGTAAAGTTGTGAAGAATCTTAGAGGAGATGA aATCGAAGTGAGTTTTAATGTAAATGCTTCTGTACCACCACTCCACTCTGACGATCCTGATGAGCag GGTGAAATAATTGCACAACCTGATTTCTCGGTTCTAATAAAGAAACCATCATCAacgaatgttattttgtttgattGTTATTTTCCCGATCCTGAAAATGATAAATACGAAGAATCAGAACcag agaACATATTCAGTATCCGGTcacttactatatataaagacGAAATCAAAGAGTCAACTTACACAATAGAAACTGAAAATATTGATTCg gAGTTATACAGCATGTTGCTCACATATTTGGAAGACAGAGGAATAGGTAATGAGTTTGCTGCTGACTTGGAAAACCTTGCAACAGCCGTTGAAAATCAAGAATATATTAAATCGCTAGAAAAACTTCAAAAGTTTGTAAGCTGTGAATGA
- the LOC101243490 gene encoding glioma pathogenesis-related protein 1-like isoform X2, with translation MLDKSCFKTIPKSCLVLFSSLVCLFVILYHNNYSAVHWLLSRHRRASDNHLITLILSDAHHDDFVKKHNELRRIVSPNASNMMMMSWDNELQALAEEYTKSCNFAHSSGLHTSVFSSVGENIRKVGTNVNTDLLPNETTQAWYDEVSYYNYHSLSCQAGKECGHYKQVVWAESYKVGCGVSVCRNVFGTDNGLIVSCNYGERGGNVRVQLSDGSIIQKQPYKTGAICSECAVEDTCKDSLCTNPARDPVKESPETTTHILIETTNTDSFKTTTAVNGVEITTMGSFKATSPPKTTAEVACDLTLCGGATVAISCTNETGGYTCICKTSFEFLQTDQTKTCVYNLSSTINPSRINNFLLVLIWVLAFLLN, from the exons ATGCTGgataaaagttgtttcaaaACGATCCCAAAATCGTGTTTGGTATTGTTTAGTAGTTTGGTCTGTCTGTTTGTTATTCTATACCACAACAACTATAGCGCAG TTCATTGGTTACTCTCTCGACACCGCAGAGCGTCTGATAATCATCTTATTACGCTTATATTATCTGATGCCCATCACGATGATTTCGTGAAGAAACACAACGAACTTAGAAGAATCGTATCTCCCAATGCTTCCAAcatgatgatgatgtcatgggACAATGAACTGCAGGCACTTGCTGAAGAATACACAAA AAGCTGCAATTTCGCTCATAGCTCTGGTCTTCACACATCAGTATTTTCCTCTGTGGGAGAAAACATACGAAAGGTTGGAACGAATGTAAATACCGATCTTCTTCCTAATGAGACGACTCAAGCTTGGTACGATGAG GTGTCTTATTACAATTACCATTCACTCTCGTGCCAGGCGGGGAAAGAATGCGGGCATTACAAACAAGTTGTTTGGGCTGAAAGTTACAAAGTTGGATGTGGAGTCAGTGTGTGTAG AAACGTTTTTGGGACGGACAACGGTCTTATAGTAAGTTGTAATTACGGAGAAAGGGGTGGGAATGTACG GGTGCAACTGTCCGATGGAAGTATTATACAAAAGCAGCCCTACAAAACCGGAGCAATATGCTCCGAATGCGCAGTCGAGGACACTTGTAAAGACAGTCTATGCACTAACCCAGCAAGGGATCCAGTAAAAG AATCTCCCGAAACAACAACTCACATTTTAATCGAAACGACAAATACCGATTCATTTAAAACGACAACTGCAGTGAATGGAGTCGAAATAACAACTATGGGTTCATTCAAAGCAACGTCTCCACCCAAAACAACAG CTGAAGTGGCTTGTGACCTTACATTGTGTGGTGGGGCGACTGTCGCAATATCTTGCACCAACGAAACTGGGGGTTATACCTGCATCTGCAAAACTTCGTTTGAATTTCTTCAAACTGATCAAACAAAAACCTGCGTATATAATTTATCCTCTACTATTAATCCGTCTcgaataaacaattttttattagttttaatttggGTCCTAGCATTTTTGCTTAATTGA
- the LOC101243490 gene encoding peptidase inhibitor 16-like isoform X1, which produces MLDKSCFKTIPKSCLVLFSSLVCLFVILYHNNYSAVHWLLSRHRRASDNHLITLILSDAHHDDFVKKHNELRRIVSPNASNMMMMSWDNELQALAEEYTKSCNFAHSSGLHTSVFSSVGENIRKVGTNVNTDLLPNETTQAWYDEVSYYNYHSLSCQAGKECGHYKQVVWAESYKVGCGVSVCRNVFGTDNGLIVSCNYGERGGNVRVQLSDGSIIQKQPYKTGAICSECAVEDTCKDSLCTNPARDPVKESPETTTHILIETTNTDSFKTTTAVNGVEITTMGSFKATSPPKTTEQTRLPTENSSESFRLSTTAIPMSTKSAEVACDLTLCGGATVAISCTNETGGYTCICKTSFEFLQTDQTKTCVYNLSSTINPSRINNFLLVLIWVLAFLLN; this is translated from the exons ATGCTGgataaaagttgtttcaaaACGATCCCAAAATCGTGTTTGGTATTGTTTAGTAGTTTGGTCTGTCTGTTTGTTATTCTATACCACAACAACTATAGCGCAG TTCATTGGTTACTCTCTCGACACCGCAGAGCGTCTGATAATCATCTTATTACGCTTATATTATCTGATGCCCATCACGATGATTTCGTGAAGAAACACAACGAACTTAGAAGAATCGTATCTCCCAATGCTTCCAAcatgatgatgatgtcatgggACAATGAACTGCAGGCACTTGCTGAAGAATACACAAA AAGCTGCAATTTCGCTCATAGCTCTGGTCTTCACACATCAGTATTTTCCTCTGTGGGAGAAAACATACGAAAGGTTGGAACGAATGTAAATACCGATCTTCTTCCTAATGAGACGACTCAAGCTTGGTACGATGAG GTGTCTTATTACAATTACCATTCACTCTCGTGCCAGGCGGGGAAAGAATGCGGGCATTACAAACAAGTTGTTTGGGCTGAAAGTTACAAAGTTGGATGTGGAGTCAGTGTGTGTAG AAACGTTTTTGGGACGGACAACGGTCTTATAGTAAGTTGTAATTACGGAGAAAGGGGTGGGAATGTACG GGTGCAACTGTCCGATGGAAGTATTATACAAAAGCAGCCCTACAAAACCGGAGCAATATGCTCCGAATGCGCAGTCGAGGACACTTGTAAAGACAGTCTATGCACTAACCCAGCAAGGGATCCAGTAAAAG AATCTCCCGAAACAACAACTCACATTTTAATCGAAACGACAAATACCGATTCATTTAAAACGACAACTGCAGTGAATGGAGTCGAAATAACAACTATGGGTTCATTCAAAGCAACGTCTCCACCCAAAACAACAG aacaaacaagaCTACCGACCGAAAATTCATCCGAAAGCTTCAGGTTATCGACCACAGCAATACCAATGTCAACAAAATCAG CTGAAGTGGCTTGTGACCTTACATTGTGTGGTGGGGCGACTGTCGCAATATCTTGCACCAACGAAACTGGGGGTTATACCTGCATCTGCAAAACTTCGTTTGAATTTCTTCAAACTGATCAAACAAAAACCTGCGTATATAATTTATCCTCTACTATTAATCCGTCTcgaataaacaattttttattagttttaatttggGTCCTAGCATTTTTGCTTAATTGA